The Candidatus Bathyarchaeia archaeon genome segment TCGCTATCTCGGTTATCCTCTCACCTAAAAAGAAGAGGGGGTGAAAGCGTAATGGGAGGAAAATATAGGTTATGCCTGGCGCTGATGCTGCTTTTAACGCTGTCTGGTCTATATGTGGAGAGCGCAGCAGGGCAGCGGGACCAAGAAAAATCGATAGTTGTATGCACAACGAATGTGCTGGGGTCGATAGTTAAAGAACTTATGGGGGACGCTGTTGAAGTAACGGTTCTCGTGAACCCGAGCCTATGCCCAGCTGACTACGATATTAAGCCCGGTGATATTTATGCCCTCAGCGAAGCGAAAGCGCTCTTCTACCATGATATACCCGGAGAAAAACCTTGGTTAGGGAGCCTTATAGAAGCCGCTGAAAATGAGCAGTTAATTAGGGTTAAAGTCCCCGGAGTCTACAATACACCGGAAGGAGCTAAAAACTGCATAAGGATCATTGCCGGAAACCTAAGCCAAATATTTGGGGTAGACTTAAACGATAAAATGAATGAAATGTTAAACGAGATAGACTTAGTAGCGAGCCAAATCCGCAGCGAAGCCAAGGCTTTAGGAGTTAGTAACTTTAGCGTCATATGCATGAACTGGCAGAAAACATTCGTCGAATGGGTTGGCTTCAAAGTCGTTGCCACATATGGTCCACCCGAACAATTATCAGCTGGTGACATAGAGAATTTAATCAGCAGAGCGCGGGAAGAAAAGGTTGCCTTAATAATTGATAATCTCCAAGTTAGCGCAGAATTCGGCGCCTCAATAGCCTCGGAAGTCGGAGCCATACATGTCGTCTTAACGAACTTTCCTGGAGCCATTCCTGGAACCGAAAATTTGGCGAAAATGTTCCGCTATAACGCCGACCTACTCTTTAACGCTCTGAAGGGATGGAAGCTTATGAAGGAAACTGAGGTGGAGCTGGAAACTTTGAGGCTTCAGGTAGAGAACTTAAAGTCGAGGCTAGAATCACTTATGGCGGAAAGCGAGGGTTTAAGAAATCAAATGACCGTTTACCAAGCCATACTAATAGTAATGGCAATACTCGCGGCTGCGGAGCTCATAGTGCTGTTAGCGAAAAAGAAATCGTCAAAATAACTTAAAGTCTCCAAAGTTCTTAAGCGGCTAAAGTACCTCAAATTATTTTTAGATTTCTGAGATTTATTGATGACGCTGTAATAAGATAGATTAAAATAAACTATAGGTTTCTTTCATC includes the following:
- a CDS encoding metal ABC transporter substrate-binding protein, yielding MGGKYRLCLALMLLLTLSGLYVESAAGQRDQEKSIVVCTTNVLGSIVKELMGDAVEVTVLVNPSLCPADYDIKPGDIYALSEAKALFYHDIPGEKPWLGSLIEAAENEQLIRVKVPGVYNTPEGAKNCIRIIAGNLSQIFGVDLNDKMNEMLNEIDLVASQIRSEAKALGVSNFSVICMNWQKTFVEWVGFKVVATYGPPEQLSAGDIENLISRAREEKVALIIDNLQVSAEFGASIASEVGAIHVVLTNFPGAIPGTENLAKMFRYNADLLFNALKGWKLMKETEVELETLRLQVENLKSRLESLMAESEGLRNQMTVYQAILIVMAILAAAELIVLLAKKKSSK